The proteins below are encoded in one region of Amycolatopsis acidiphila:
- the shbA gene encoding RNA polymerase sigma factor ShbA — protein MKTDVPPVSTVPAEAAVPGFTTPQSFPRGPASRLTKEELDPAVKEAATGDPAAIARLIGMITPVAVRYCRARLGGRDLSYLSADDVAQEVCLAVLHALPNYQDRGGSFLYLVHAIASNKVADAYRLVSRDRSDPVAELPERPLTDNEPEKRVLDVDLGARLNKLVSTLPPLQQEILTLRLIVGLSANETAEALGISAGNVRVTQHRALTKLRAMVTRDGDLVED, from the coding sequence ATGAAAACCGATGTCCCGCCTGTCTCTACCGTGCCCGCCGAAGCGGCGGTGCCTGGATTCACCACTCCGCAGTCGTTTCCGCGTGGTCCCGCCTCGCGGTTGACCAAGGAGGAGCTCGACCCGGCAGTCAAGGAAGCCGCAACTGGGGACCCCGCTGCTATCGCGAGGCTGATCGGCATGATCACGCCGGTGGCCGTGCGGTACTGCCGGGCCCGCCTCGGCGGCCGCGACCTGTCCTACCTGTCCGCGGACGACGTGGCGCAGGAGGTCTGCCTGGCGGTGCTGCACGCACTGCCGAACTACCAGGACCGCGGCGGCTCGTTCCTCTACCTGGTGCACGCCATCGCGTCCAACAAGGTGGCCGACGCCTACCGGTTGGTCTCGCGCGACCGGTCCGACCCCGTGGCCGAGCTGCCCGAGCGGCCGCTGACCGACAACGAGCCGGAGAAGCGCGTCCTCGACGTGGACCTCGGGGCCCGGTTGAACAAGCTGGTCTCGACCCTGCCGCCGTTGCAGCAGGAGATCCTGACGCTGCGCCTCATCGTGGGCCTCTCCGCGAACGAGACCGCGGAGGCGCTGGGCATCTCGGCAGGCAACGTCCGGGTCACCCAGCACCGTGCGCTCACCAAACTGCGTGCCATGGTCACCCGGGACGGGGACCTGGTCGAGGACTGA
- a CDS encoding CoA-transferase subunit beta, with protein MMSIAAARALTGGQRCFVGIGLPSTAANLARRTHAPDLVLIYESGTLGSKPGRLPASIGDGVLAETADAVISVPEVFNYWLQPGRIDVGFLGAAQLDKFGNINTTVIGNDYANPKVRLPGAGGAPEIAASCHEVYVVVRQSKRSFVEQVDFITSFGHGRGKGDREKLGLRGAGPTLVITDLGVFRPDPETSELVLSQLHEGVEVEQVREATGWDLKVSPELSRTPAPTETELKTLRELKAAK; from the coding sequence ATGATGTCGATCGCCGCCGCCCGCGCGCTCACCGGTGGTCAGCGGTGCTTCGTCGGCATCGGCCTGCCCTCCACGGCGGCGAACCTCGCCCGCCGCACGCACGCGCCGGACCTGGTCCTCATCTACGAGTCCGGCACGCTGGGCTCGAAGCCGGGCCGGCTGCCCGCCTCGATCGGTGACGGCGTCCTCGCCGAGACCGCCGACGCGGTGATCAGCGTGCCCGAGGTGTTCAACTACTGGCTGCAGCCCGGCCGCATCGACGTCGGCTTCCTCGGCGCCGCGCAGCTGGACAAGTTCGGCAACATCAACACCACCGTCATCGGGAACGACTACGCGAACCCGAAGGTGCGGCTGCCGGGCGCCGGTGGCGCGCCGGAGATCGCCGCGTCCTGCCACGAGGTGTACGTCGTGGTGCGCCAGAGCAAGCGCAGCTTCGTCGAGCAGGTCGACTTCATCACCTCGTTCGGCCACGGCCGCGGCAAGGGCGACCGGGAGAAGCTCGGCCTGCGCGGGGCCGGGCCGACGCTGGTGATCACCGACCTCGGCGTCTTCCGGCCCGATCCGGAGACCAGCGAGCTCGTGCTCTCCCAGCTGCACGAGGGCGTGGAGGTCGAGCAGGTGCGCGAGGCGACGGGCTGGGACCTGAAGGTCTCGCCCGAGCTGTCGCGCACGCCGGCGCCCACCGAAACCGAGCTGAAGACCCTGCGGGAACTGAAGGCTGCCAAGTGA
- a CDS encoding CoA transferase subunit A produces the protein MAEILSLRDAVAQLVHDGDTVALEGFTHLIPHAAGQEIIRQRRKDLTLVRMTPDIVYDQLIGAGCARKLIFSWGGNPGVGSLHRFRDAVQNSWPVPLEIEEHSHAGMANRYVAGASGLPFAVLRGYSGTDLPNHTDTIKQITCPFTGEQLAAVPALNPDVSIIHAQRADRAGNVQIWGLVGVQKEAVLAARRSLATVEEIVDELEPVPGGIVLPSWAVTAVAEAPRGAHPSYAQGYYDRDNEYYEYWDSIGRNRDSFQAWVDEKVFGMEAAK, from the coding sequence ATGGCCGAGATACTGTCCTTGCGCGACGCGGTCGCGCAGCTGGTCCACGACGGCGACACCGTCGCGCTGGAGGGGTTCACGCACCTGATCCCGCATGCGGCGGGGCAGGAGATCATCCGCCAGCGGCGGAAGGACCTGACGCTGGTCCGGATGACTCCGGACATCGTCTACGACCAGCTCATCGGTGCCGGCTGCGCGCGCAAGCTGATCTTCTCGTGGGGCGGCAACCCCGGTGTGGGCTCGCTGCACCGCTTCCGTGACGCGGTGCAGAACTCCTGGCCGGTGCCGCTGGAGATCGAGGAGCACAGCCACGCCGGCATGGCCAACCGGTACGTCGCCGGCGCCTCCGGCCTCCCGTTCGCGGTGCTGCGTGGTTACTCGGGTACGGACCTGCCCAACCACACCGACACGATCAAGCAGATCACCTGCCCGTTCACCGGCGAGCAGCTCGCCGCCGTCCCGGCGCTGAACCCGGACGTCTCGATCATCCACGCCCAGCGCGCGGACCGCGCCGGCAACGTGCAGATCTGGGGCCTGGTGGGCGTGCAGAAGGAGGCGGTGCTCGCGGCCAGGCGCAGCCTCGCCACGGTGGAGGAGATCGTCGACGAGCTGGAGCCGGTGCCGGGCGGCATCGTGCTCCCGTCCTGGGCCGTCACCGCGGTCGCCGAGGCGCCGCGGGGAGCCCACCCGTCCTACGCCCAGGGCTACTACGACCGGGACAACGAATACTACGAGTATTGGGATTCCATTGGCCGGAATCGGGACTCCTTCCAGGCCTGGGTCGACGAGAAGGTGTTCGGGATGGAGGCAGCCAAGTGA
- a CDS encoding GtrA family protein has translation MTTAQWSGQRVEHRLDATHPLVWYLVAGAVTTGLQELIFLAARPVIESVAANVVAIAVTTLANTEFHRRVTFAHMRPSPLKLHLQSLGTFAFYAGYGSVVLVLLQAIVHAPSATLEAVVLAVTSTIGGALRFVVLRWWVFTTR, from the coding sequence ATGACCACCGCGCAGTGGAGCGGGCAGCGGGTCGAGCACCGGCTCGATGCGACACACCCCCTGGTCTGGTACCTCGTCGCAGGTGCGGTGACCACGGGCCTGCAGGAGCTCATCTTCCTCGCCGCACGCCCCGTCATCGAGTCCGTCGCGGCGAACGTCGTGGCGATCGCGGTGACGACGCTGGCCAACACCGAGTTCCACCGCCGCGTCACCTTCGCGCACATGCGGCCCTCGCCGCTGAAGCTGCACCTGCAGTCGCTGGGCACCTTCGCCTTCTACGCCGGCTACGGGTCGGTCGTGCTGGTGTTGCTCCAAGCGATCGTGCACGCACCCTCGGCGACGCTCGAAGCGGTGGTGCTTGCGGTCACCAGTACTATTGGTGGAGCCTTACGATTCGTGGTCCTTCGTTGGTGGGTTTTCACCACTCGCTGA
- a CDS encoding 2-hydroxyacid dehydrogenase — protein MRIVVTRRVPEAALVELRALGEVWVSPEDRPLTPDELRKAVEGASAVVSMLHDRIDASVAEAAGPGLRVVANVAVGYDNIDVPALAERGIAVTNTPDVLTDATADLAFGLLLALTRRIAEGDRLLRARKPWSFHLGFMLGSGLQAKTLGIIGPGKIGHAMAKRAEAFGMHVVYSGRNDPVEDLLRVADVVSLHCPLTPGTRHLIDAAALKLMKPSAVLINTTRGPVVDEAALADALLSRRIAGAGLDVFEHEPDVEPRLLELDNVVLTPHLGSATVETRTEMALLAADNVTAVLTGAEPLNPVHH, from the coding sequence ATGCGGATCGTGGTCACGAGGCGGGTACCCGAGGCGGCACTGGTGGAACTCCGGGCACTGGGCGAGGTCTGGGTGTCGCCGGAGGACCGCCCGCTCACCCCGGATGAGCTGCGGAAAGCCGTCGAAGGCGCCTCGGCGGTCGTGAGCATGCTGCACGACCGGATCGACGCCTCGGTGGCCGAAGCCGCGGGCCCCGGCCTCCGTGTGGTGGCAAACGTAGCGGTGGGGTACGACAACATCGACGTGCCGGCACTCGCCGAACGGGGGATCGCGGTGACGAACACGCCGGACGTGCTCACCGACGCCACCGCCGACCTCGCCTTCGGGCTGCTACTGGCGCTCACCCGCCGGATCGCCGAGGGCGACCGCCTGCTGCGCGCCCGCAAACCGTGGTCGTTCCACCTCGGCTTCATGCTCGGCAGTGGGTTGCAGGCGAAGACATTGGGCATCATCGGGCCGGGGAAGATCGGCCACGCGATGGCGAAGCGGGCCGAGGCCTTCGGCATGCACGTTGTCTACAGTGGACGGAACGATCCGGTGGAGGACCTGCTCCGGGTCGCCGACGTCGTGTCGCTGCACTGCCCGCTCACGCCCGGCACGCGGCATCTCATCGACGCCGCCGCACTCAAGCTGATGAAGCCGAGCGCGGTGCTCATCAACACCACGCGCGGACCGGTGGTGGACGAGGCGGCGCTCGCCGACGCGCTGCTCTCGCGCCGGATCGCCGGGGCCGGGCTCGACGTGTTCGAGCACGAACCCGACGTCGAGCCGCGCCTGCTCGAACTGGACAACGTCGTGCTCACGCCCCACCTCGGTTCCGCCACCGTGGAGACCCGGACCGAAATGGCCCTGCTCGCAGCCGACAACGTCACCGCGGTCCTCACCGGCGCGGAGCCGTTAAATCCGGTGCACCACTGA
- a CDS encoding HAD family hydrolase, with product MRQTLIFDADDTLWENNVVFERVIDDYLDWLAHPTLDRAELRSILDDIERANAAAHGYGTKVFLRSLHECVARLRERPTTEHEERRILELADQLVNHEIELIPGVAETLDELAARHDLLLLTKGDDEEQQRKIDASDLDQHFASVHIVREKDTGTYRQLVEEHSLRPERAWMIGNSPKSDIVPARRAGLNAVYIPNESTWVLEHDVVDPADDRVLHLTRFPDLLAHF from the coding sequence GTGCGACAGACCCTCATCTTCGACGCCGACGACACCCTCTGGGAGAACAACGTCGTCTTCGAGCGCGTGATCGACGACTACCTCGACTGGCTCGCGCATCCGACCCTCGACCGCGCGGAGCTGCGGTCGATCCTCGACGACATCGAGCGCGCGAACGCGGCCGCGCACGGCTACGGCACCAAGGTCTTCCTGCGCAGCCTGCACGAGTGCGTGGCGCGACTGCGGGAGCGGCCGACGACGGAGCACGAGGAACGCCGGATCCTCGAACTGGCCGACCAGCTCGTCAACCACGAGATCGAGCTGATCCCCGGCGTCGCCGAGACGCTCGACGAGCTCGCCGCGCGGCACGACCTGTTGCTGCTGACCAAGGGTGACGACGAGGAGCAGCAGCGCAAGATCGACGCCTCCGACCTCGACCAGCACTTCGCGAGCGTGCACATCGTGCGCGAGAAGGACACCGGCACCTACCGGCAGCTGGTCGAGGAGCACTCCCTGCGCCCGGAGCGGGCCTGGATGATCGGCAACTCGCCGAAGTCGGACATCGTCCCCGCGCGCCGGGCCGGCCTCAACGCCGTGTACATCCCGAACGAGAGCACCTGGGTTCTCGAACACGACGTGGTCGACCCCGCGGACGACCGGGTGCTGCACCTGACGCGCTTCCCGGACCTGCTCGCCCACTTCTGA
- a CDS encoding HesB/IscA family protein codes for MLAMTDAAAEAISALTAQEGKQETGGLRFAVQAQQDAGAQLALSVAEQPEAGDQVLGTDAGARVFLEPQAAQFLDDKVLDVQQDDQGQLNFAVMPSPEGPTGV; via the coding sequence ATGCTCGCTATGACCGATGCCGCCGCCGAAGCGATCAGCGCGCTGACCGCTCAGGAAGGCAAGCAGGAGACCGGTGGGCTCCGCTTCGCGGTGCAGGCTCAGCAGGACGCGGGCGCGCAGCTGGCGCTGTCCGTGGCCGAGCAGCCGGAGGCCGGCGACCAGGTGCTCGGCACCGACGCCGGGGCCCGGGTGTTCCTGGAGCCGCAGGCCGCCCAGTTCCTCGACGACAAGGTTCTCGACGTCCAGCAGGACGACCAGGGCCAGCTGAACTTCGCCGTGATGCCCTCGCCCGAGGGACCGACCGGCGTCTGA
- a CDS encoding thiolase family protein: MSGNGTDAFVLDAIRTPFGRYGGALAKVRPDDLAAHVLKELRERSDLDPSTVDEVVLGDANQAGEDNRNVARMAALLAGWPTSVPGTTVNRLCGSGLDAVMQASRSIAVGDASLVVAGGVESMSRAPMILLKAEKPFAAGNQTLHSSTLGWRMVNPEMPGQWTISLGESTERLAERYGIGREAQDEFALRSHLNAAKAWDAGFYDSHVVAVPGTDLTRDEGIRPDSTPDKLGKLKPAFRKDGTVTAGNSSPLNDGASAVLLGDQKAADRLGRTPLARIAGRGAAGVDPDVFGIGPVRAAEIALERAGIGWEDLAAVELNEAFAAQSLACFADWPKLDPSIVNVNGGAIAIGHPLGASGGRILGSLAHELRRRGGGWGLAAICIGVGQGLAVVLEA; the protein is encoded by the coding sequence ATGTCCGGAAACGGCACCGACGCATTCGTACTCGACGCGATCCGCACCCCGTTCGGCCGCTACGGCGGCGCGCTGGCGAAGGTCCGCCCGGACGACCTCGCCGCGCACGTGCTGAAGGAGCTGCGCGAGCGGAGCGACCTGGATCCGTCCACTGTGGACGAGGTCGTGCTCGGTGACGCGAACCAGGCAGGCGAGGACAACCGCAACGTCGCCCGGATGGCCGCGTTGCTCGCCGGCTGGCCGACCAGCGTGCCCGGCACCACCGTCAACCGGCTCTGCGGTTCGGGGCTCGACGCGGTGATGCAGGCCAGCCGGTCCATCGCGGTCGGGGACGCCTCGCTCGTCGTCGCCGGCGGCGTGGAGTCCATGAGCCGCGCGCCGATGATCCTGCTCAAGGCGGAGAAGCCGTTCGCCGCCGGCAACCAGACGCTGCACTCGAGCACGCTGGGCTGGCGCATGGTCAACCCGGAGATGCCCGGGCAGTGGACGATCTCCCTCGGCGAGAGCACCGAGCGGCTCGCCGAGCGCTACGGCATCGGCCGTGAGGCGCAGGACGAGTTCGCGCTGCGCAGCCACCTGAACGCGGCCAAGGCGTGGGACGCCGGCTTCTACGACTCGCACGTCGTGGCGGTGCCCGGCACCGACCTGACGCGCGACGAGGGCATCCGGCCAGACTCCACTCCGGACAAGCTGGGCAAGCTCAAGCCCGCGTTCCGCAAGGACGGCACGGTCACGGCGGGCAACTCCTCGCCGCTCAACGACGGCGCTTCCGCGGTACTGCTGGGCGACCAGAAGGCCGCCGACCGCCTCGGCAGGACGCCGCTCGCGCGCATCGCGGGCCGTGGCGCCGCGGGTGTCGACCCCGACGTCTTCGGCATCGGCCCGGTCCGGGCCGCGGAGATCGCGCTGGAGCGGGCCGGCATCGGCTGGGAGGACCTGGCGGCGGTCGAGCTGAACGAGGCGTTCGCCGCGCAGTCGCTCGCCTGCTTCGCCGACTGGCCGAAGCTGGACCCGTCGATCGTGAACGTCAACGGGGGCGCCATCGCGATCGGCCACCCGCTGGGCGCCTCCGGCGGGCGCATCCTCGGCTCGCTCGCACATGAGCTTCGCCGCCGCGGCGGTGGCTGGGGACTGGCCGCCATCTGCATCGGTGTCGGCCAGGGCCTGGCCGTGGTTCTGGAAGCGTAG